One candidate division WOR-3 bacterium DNA window includes the following coding sequences:
- a CDS encoding Rne/Rng family ribonuclease: MENGIFINSFDEELRVAVISNGRLLDIFIETFDRKKFVGDIYKGVITQVNTGLNAAFVDIAGEKSAFLPLSEVMSDSIDFEGEEPSEKRHLEKGQIIYLQITKSPMGKKGPRATTYISIPGKYCVMMPGRKIVGISRKIKNKDEKKRLRALGKDLITDDFGIIIRTEAQNRTKEDILSDLAVLKNKWREIEDISKKREAPTLLYTEDDPTIRILRDHLLISTEQLVIDNSSLFKKIQKYLTSTNKSGDLLKKIKLYNDKLPIFEYYGIEEEITKLFSPIVPLSSGAYVIFQHTEALVAIDVNSGKYSNINNPEDLAYRINLEAAREIAKQVRLRNLGGLIVIDFIDMQTEDHRRAVKAEIDKHMSGDKANYYTLPISELGLLQMTRKRTGPSVVQNLQKNCPFCKGSGLLFEDHYISSSLKRWLRNVSDKLSGKTIQIRLPRRLYEFISHQLSSFFVSLSKEKNISIETVFDPSAAGDQISVWCINDNVEISHWEGGLLPDIEVK; the protein is encoded by the coding sequence GTGGAAAACGGAATATTTATTAATTCTTTCGACGAGGAATTGAGGGTTGCTGTAATCAGCAACGGGAGACTGCTGGATATATTTATCGAGACATTCGACAGAAAAAAATTTGTTGGAGACATCTATAAAGGAGTGATAACCCAGGTCAACACTGGATTGAACGCCGCGTTCGTCGATATTGCCGGTGAAAAGTCGGCTTTTTTGCCGCTCTCCGAAGTGATGTCAGACTCGATAGATTTCGAGGGCGAGGAACCTAGCGAGAAAAGGCATCTTGAAAAAGGGCAGATTATTTATCTTCAAATCACAAAATCACCAATGGGTAAAAAGGGCCCCAGAGCGACGACTTACATTTCAATACCCGGCAAGTATTGTGTTATGATGCCAGGAAGGAAAATCGTCGGTATTTCGAGAAAAATCAAAAACAAAGACGAGAAAAAACGCCTGCGAGCACTGGGAAAAGATTTAATCACAGATGATTTCGGCATCATCATCAGAACCGAAGCGCAAAACAGGACAAAAGAAGACATACTTTCTGATCTCGCGGTTTTAAAAAACAAATGGAGAGAAATCGAGGACATCTCCAAAAAAAGGGAAGCCCCAACCCTGCTTTACACCGAAGACGATCCCACAATAAGGATTTTAAGAGACCATTTACTCATTTCGACCGAACAGCTCGTCATAGACAACTCTTCGCTGTTCAAGAAGATTCAGAAATATCTTACTTCGACGAATAAATCCGGAGACCTGCTGAAGAAAATAAAGCTTTACAACGACAAACTCCCCATATTCGAGTATTACGGAATAGAAGAAGAGATAACCAAGCTGTTTTCTCCCATAGTCCCCCTTTCTTCCGGAGCATACGTCATATTTCAGCATACCGAAGCGCTTGTGGCGATAGACGTCAACAGCGGCAAGTATTCAAACATAAACAACCCTGAAGACCTCGCCTACAGAATCAACCTCGAAGCGGCACGCGAGATAGCAAAACAGGTCAGGTTGCGAAATTTGGGGGGATTGATAGTAATAGATTTCATAGACATGCAGACCGAAGACCACAGAAGAGCCGTAAAAGCCGAAATCGACAAGCATATGTCGGGGGACAAAGCGAACTATTACACGCTTCCAATAAGCGAACTTGGACTGTTGCAGATGACCCGCAAAAGAACTGGACCTTCAGTTGTTCAAAATCTGCAGAAAAATTGTCCTTTCTGCAAGGGTTCAGGCCTTCTTTTCGAAGACCATTACATATCGAGTTCTCTGAAAAGATGGCTGAGAAACGTCTCGGATAAACTGTCCGGAAAAACCATCCAGATTCGACTGCCGAGAAGGCTGTATGAATTTATTTCACACCAGCTCTCTTCTTTTTTTGTGTCTCTTTCAAAGGAGAAAAACATAAGCATCGAGACCGTTTTTGACCCGTCGGCAGCCGGCGACCAGATTTCGGTATGGTGTATAAACGACAACGTTGAAATAAGCCATTGGGAAGGAGGTCTTCTTCCCGACATCGAAGTAAAATAA
- a CDS encoding Sapep family Mn(2+)-dependent dipeptidase — protein MTAIQKNIDDQRENILSDISELIEIPSVKSEALPGAPFGGEVSRVFDKALALGKKLGLKSFSGDGHYVYFEIGEGSTLGSILCHLDVVPAESGWKHPPFKGTLENGNLYGRGVEDDKGPAVCSLYALHILQNTTGVKGRLRLILGGDEESSWKCIEKYKETEEIPLYGITPDSQFPVIYAEKNIFRINLTVPFESKYIDSVFGGSAVNMVPDNACAVLKQGVSLRGEEDIIKKHFSDTLTVGDRKGKKSFFARGKSAHASTPDKGKNAVSTLFDFLSKVIPPDDPFKLFIDFYAKNIAHDHRGENLGIALEDEVSGHLTINPGLLLSKEGLLRISNDIRCPIKYKVEEVVEILEKIEFPGFKIEVEKTVPGLYVPKDSPLVSVLLDVYRKITGDTSPPLAIGGGTYARAFPNTVAFGPVFPKREIMAHQPDEFMPVEDIFSFTEILTQALFELDYKYAGEGR, from the coding sequence ATGACGGCAATACAGAAAAATATCGACGATCAGAGGGAAAATATCCTGTCTGACATAAGTGAATTGATCGAAATTCCGAGTGTTAAAAGCGAAGCTCTTCCCGGAGCTCCTTTCGGGGGGGAAGTGTCGAGGGTTTTTGATAAAGCGCTGGCTCTTGGAAAAAAATTGGGCCTTAAATCGTTTTCAGGCGACGGACACTACGTGTATTTTGAAATCGGAGAAGGTTCAACCCTGGGTTCAATTTTATGCCATTTGGATGTAGTGCCGGCTGAATCAGGATGGAAGCACCCTCCCTTCAAAGGTACTCTTGAGAATGGAAACCTTTACGGAAGAGGAGTTGAAGACGACAAAGGACCAGCTGTCTGTTCTCTTTACGCCCTTCACATCCTGCAGAACACTACAGGAGTCAAAGGCAGACTGAGGTTGATTCTGGGCGGGGACGAAGAATCGAGTTGGAAATGCATAGAAAAATACAAAGAAACCGAAGAAATACCCCTTTACGGAATAACCCCGGACTCCCAATTCCCGGTGATTTACGCTGAAAAAAATATTTTCAGGATAAACCTTACTGTTCCTTTTGAATCCAAGTATATCGATTCAGTCTTTGGTGGATCAGCGGTAAACATGGTTCCAGACAACGCTTGCGCGGTTTTAAAACAGGGGGTTTCCCTGCGGGGCGAAGAGGATATCATCAAGAAACACTTTTCGGACACGTTGACCGTCGGAGACAGAAAAGGGAAAAAATCATTTTTCGCCAGAGGTAAATCGGCACACGCCAGCACTCCAGATAAGGGGAAAAATGCCGTTTCCACTCTTTTTGACTTTTTGTCCAAGGTAATACCCCCTGACGATCCATTCAAGCTTTTCATAGACTTCTACGCTAAAAACATCGCTCATGACCACAGAGGAGAAAACCTCGGTATAGCTTTGGAAGACGAAGTCTCAGGCCACCTTACCATCAACCCCGGTTTGCTGCTATCAAAAGAAGGTCTTTTAAGAATTTCCAACGACATAAGATGCCCTATTAAATACAAGGTCGAAGAAGTTGTCGAAATTCTTGAGAAAATTGAATTTCCCGGATTTAAAATTGAAGTCGAAAAAACTGTTCCGGGGCTCTACGTCCCTAAGGATTCACCTCTTGTGTCCGTTTTGTTGGATGTCTACAGAAAAATCACCGGCGACACCTCCCCTCCCTTGGCAATCGGAGGCGGTACCTACGCGAGAGCTTTTCCCAACACGGTAGCTTTCGGCCCTGTTTTCCCAAAAAGAGAGATAATGGCACATCAACCCGACGAATTTATGCCTGTTGAAGATATTTTCTCCTTCACAGAAATCCTCACCCAAGCTCTTTTCGAACTCGACTACAAGTACGCCGGAGAAGGCAGATGA
- a CDS encoding saccharopine dehydrogenase NADP-binding domain-containing protein yields the protein MKTITVLGAGSVGSLVAEEMSRDYRVISVDRDSKNLSRIKGKKNIVALQGDLTDEAETLRAVSGSDLAILALPGSFGYQTLKTLIKTGVDTVDISFFEEDPFSLEDLAKDKGIQFSVDCGVAPGLCNIILGRHAAMENVHSYSCMVGGLVRARHLPYEYKSVFSPSDVIAEYVREARIVEDNQLKIKPALSAPEFLEFEGVGTLVAFNTDGLRTLIKTMKIPFMSEKTLRYPKTYEYLKVLKDSGFFSDREITVQGKSIKPCDVSEILLSGIWKISTEDRDMTLMKIQIETSEKSVYTYTISDFYDEKENRLSMARTTGFTCCAVSRLFLEDRIEGEGLITPEQIGSSKSNFEFVVEYLKNKNIKIELDEFKNSVKLENLAK from the coding sequence ATGAAAACAATCACGGTTCTCGGAGCGGGTTCTGTCGGGAGCCTTGTCGCAGAGGAGATGTCTCGTGATTACAGGGTAATCAGCGTCGACAGGGATTCAAAAAACTTGTCGAGAATCAAAGGCAAAAAAAACATCGTCGCCCTGCAGGGCGACCTCACCGATGAGGCGGAAACCCTCAGAGCGGTCTCAGGATCAGACCTCGCTATTTTGGCTTTGCCTGGTTCTTTTGGGTACCAGACTCTTAAAACTCTCATCAAAACCGGTGTTGACACTGTGGACATTTCTTTTTTTGAAGAAGACCCTTTCTCCCTCGAAGATCTCGCTAAAGACAAAGGGATTCAATTTTCAGTTGACTGCGGCGTCGCCCCCGGGCTCTGCAACATAATTCTCGGAAGACATGCTGCGATGGAAAACGTCCATTCATACAGCTGCATGGTAGGAGGCCTCGTCAGAGCCAGGCATTTGCCCTATGAATACAAATCCGTATTTTCGCCCTCCGACGTAATAGCCGAATATGTGAGAGAAGCGCGAATTGTCGAAGACAATCAACTGAAAATCAAACCCGCCCTTTCGGCCCCCGAGTTTCTGGAATTTGAAGGGGTGGGGACTCTCGTCGCTTTCAACACAGACGGTCTAAGGACCCTCATAAAAACCATGAAAATTCCTTTTATGTCTGAAAAAACTCTCCGATACCCAAAGACCTATGAATACCTAAAAGTTCTGAAAGATTCCGGATTTTTCTCAGATAGAGAAATCACCGTGCAAGGTAAATCCATAAAACCCTGTGATGTCAGCGAAATCCTGCTGTCCGGCATCTGGAAAATCAGCACCGAAGACAGGGACATGACTCTGATGAAAATTCAGATTGAAACCTCTGAAAAATCAGTTTACACATACACTATTTCAGACTTCTATGACGAAAAAGAAAACCGTCTTTCTATGGCGAGGACTACCGGCTTTACTTGTTGCGCCGTCAGCAGATTGTTTTTGGAAGACAGAATTGAAGGAGAAGGATTAATTACCCCGGAGCAAATTGGAAGTTCAAAATCTAATTTCGAATTCGTGGTTGAATATTTAAAGAACAAAAACATCAAGATCGAACTGGACGAGTTTAAAAATTCAGTTAAGCTTGAAAACCTTGCGAAATAA